From Hemibagrus wyckioides isolate EC202008001 linkage group LG11, SWU_Hwy_1.0, whole genome shotgun sequence:
tgattgattgatttgtaCGTTATTAGATTATTATGAACACGTCACAGCTTTTACTCTCTAACTATTTTTGTGATAAAGAACTTAAAGATTCGGTCAAATAAAATTGTTTGACTTCTTCAGTTTGTTTAcctgtatctctctttctctctctctttctctctctctctctctctctctctctctctctctgtttatctgtctgtctgtctgtctctgtctgtctgtctgtctctctctgtctgtctctctcactcactctctctcattctctctctctctctctctctctctctttctctctctctgtctgtcacttgctctatgtctgtctgtctctctctctctctctctctctctctgtctgtcatcttctctctttatgtctgtctgtctgtctctctttgtttgtctgtctgtctttctctgtctgtctgtctgtctatttctctttttctctctctcttactctctgtctcttactctctgtctgtctgtctgtctctcgctgtctctgtctgtctgtctgtgtctctgtctctctctctctctctctctctgtctgtctgtctgtgtctctgtctctctgtctctctctctctgtctctctctctctgtctctctctctctctctctctctctctctctgtgtctctctctctctctctctctctctctgtctctctctctctctctctctctgtctctctctctctaacccaCACAGCCTCTGCCGGAGTTCTCTCGTATTGCGGGTCTGGTTCTGCCGGGTCAGGTGTTTTCAGACTGCCTGATGGTGGTTCAGTTCCTGCGCAGTTTTGGGAAGGTTCTGGGTTTGGAGCAGAGTGAGGTTCCTACACTGGGTGTGCTGCAGGAGGGTCTCCTCAACCTGGGCAACAGCATGGGGCAGGTGCAGGACCTGCTGGTGCGCCTGCTCTCCTCAGCTGTGTGTGACCCGGGACTACCTCCAGGACACAGGGTaagatacacactcactcactcactctctcacacacacacacacacacacacagggtgagagatacacactcactcactcactctcacacacacacacacacacagggtgagagatacacacacactcactcactcactcactctcacacacacacacacacacacacacacactctcacacacacacacacacacacagggtgagagatacacactcactcactcactctcacacacacacacacacacacacagggtgagagatacacactcactcactcactctcacacacacacacacacacacagggtgagagatacacacacactcactctcacacacacacacacacacacacactcactcactctcacacacacacacacacacacacacacacagggtgagagatacacactcactcactcactctcacacacacacacacacacacagggtgagagatacacacacactcactcactcactctcacacacacacacacacacacacactcactcactcactctcacacacacacacacacacacacagggtgagagatatgcacacactcactcactcactctcacacacacacacacacacagggtgagagatacgcacacactcactcactcactcactctcacacacacacacacagggtgagagatatgcacacactcactcactcactctcacacacacacacagggtgagagataggcacacactcactcactctctctctctcacacacacacacacacacagggtgagagataggcacacactcactcactctcacacacactcactcacacacacactcactcactctctctctcacacacacacacacacagggtgagagataggcacacactcactcactctctctcacacacactcactcacacacacacacactcactcactctctctctcacacacacacacacactcactcactcactcacacacacacacacactcacacacacacacacacacacagggtgagagatacgcacacactcactcactctctctcacacacactcactcacacacacacacactcactcactctctctctcacacacacacacacagggtgagagataagcacacactcactcactctctctcacacacacacacacacacagggtgagagataagcacacactcactcactctctctcacacacactcactcacacacacacacacacacacagggtgagagataggcacacactcactcactctctctctcacacacacacacacacacagggtgagagataggcacacactcactcactctctctcacacacactcactcacacacacacacactcactcactctctctctcacacacacacacacactcactcactcacacacacacacacactcacacacacacacacacacacacagggtgagagatacgcacacactcactcactctctcacacacacacacactcactctctctcacacacacacacacacacacacagggtgagagataagcacacactcactcactctctctcacacacacacacacacacagggtgagagataagcacacactcactcactctctctcacacacacacacacacacagggtgagagataagcacacactcactcactctctctcacacacactcactcacacacacacacacacacacagggtgagagataggcacacactcactcactctctctctcacacacacacacacacacagggtgagagataggcacacactcactcactctctctcacacacactcactcacacacacacacactcactcactctctctctcacacacacacacactcactcactcactcacacacacacacacactcacacacacacacacacacacagggtgagagatacgcacacactcactcactctctcacacacacacacactcactctctctcacacacacacactcactcactcactctctctctctctcacacacacacacacacacacatagggtgAGAGatacgcacacactcactcactctctctcacacacacacactcactcattctctctcacacacatacactcactcactctctctcacacacacactcactcactctctctcccacacacgcactcactctctctcacacacacacacacacatagggtgAGAGatacgcacacactcactcactctcacacacacacactcactcactcaatctcacacacacactcacttacacacacactcactcactcactgtcacacacacacagggtgagagatacgcacacacacacacacacacacacagggtgagagatacacacacacacacacacacacagggtgagagatacgcacacacacacacacacagggtgagagatacacacacacacacagggtgagagatacgcacacacacacacacacagggtgagagatacgcacacacacacagggtgagagatacgcacacacacacacacacagggtgagagatacacacacacacacacacacacagggtgagagatacgcacacacacacacacacagggtgagagatacacacacacacacacacacacacacagggtgagagatacgcacacacacacagggtgagagatacgcacacacacacagggtgagagatacgcacacacacacacacacacacacacagggtgagagatacacacatacacacacacacacagggtgagagatacgcacacacacacacacaaggtgagagacacacacacacacacacagggtgagagatacgcacacacacacacacacacagggtgagagatacgcacacacacacacacagggtgagagatacacacacacacacacaaggtgagagatacacacacacacacacacacagggtgagagatacacacacacacacacacacagggtgagagatacacacacacacacagggtgagagatacgcacacacacacacacagggtgagagatacacacacacacacacagggtgagagatacacacacacacacacacagggtgagagatacacacacacacagggtgagagatacacacacacacacacacacacagggtgagagatacacacacacacacacagggtgagagatacacacacacacacacagggtgagagatacgcacacacacacacacagggtgagagatacacacacacacacacagggtgagagatacacacacacacacacagggtgagagatacacacacacacagggtgagagatacacacacacacacacacacacagggtgagagatacacacacacacacacacagggtgagagatacacacacacacagggtgagagatacacacacacacacacacagggtgagagatacacacacacacagggtgagagatacacacacacacacacagggtgagagatacacacacacacagggtgagagatacacacacacacacacagggtgagagatacacacacacacacacacagggtgagagatacgcacacacacacacacacacacacacacataattatgAGATTTGAGCCTCAGTGCTGGTTTATGTGGTCAGTAGTGGACACATGGTGCTGTACTGCCCCCACTGTTTATGTTGGAATTGCAGCACATGGGTGagtttttctctcctttctgaGCCATCTCATGCTAAAAGATCTCGTCCTTCACAGGCCAAGTCCATCCTGGGTGACCACCTGACCAACGTGGGTCTGAACCGGGACAACGTGTCGGAGGTGCTGCAGCAGTACATGGAGGCTCACTGCGGTCAGATGGACCTGGCTGATGTGGCCCTGAGCCTGAAGACCAAGGCCTTCCAAGCACACACACCGGCGCAGAAAGCCTCAGTGCTCGCCTTCCTGGTCAACGAGCTGGCCTGCAGCAAGAGCGTGGTCAGGTACGGCTACAGACTGCTTGGTTTTAAATATTCCTCCAGAGTCTGACCGTGTACAGAGGTCAGGAGAGAGGTCTGGGTCAaggattattcattattaatgcgCCTTTACATTTCATCTGCTACAGAGAGTGACAGTACAGGCCATTCACTATGTTCCAGTGTTTGTACAAAAATCACACAGGTGTCTAATTATGTAactgtgatctctctctctctctctctctctctctctctctctctctcactctctctctctctctctgtttatctgtctgtctgtctcttactctctgtctgtctgtctgtctgtttctctttttctctctctcttactctctgtctctgtctgtctctctatctctctctcactctttcgttttctctctctctctctctcactctctcactctttctctctccctccctccctctctctctctctctctctctcaccccccccctctcttacacacacacacgtagtgAGATTGATAAGAGCCTGGACCAAATGAACGTGCTGAGGAAAGACGAGTGTATCGTGGAGGGAAAGCTCAAAAAGTGAGTGTCTTCAGCCTTTCGCGCAAgctgaatatttatattataaatatgtaacaatatatatatatatattattattatcttctaATGAAAACTGTACAGATTAATatgatgtaaatatttttacgttttttttctgtgtaaatgTTCAGTTCCAGCATTAATTAAGCAAATCTTCGTTGATTTCCTATAAAATCTGATGATCTGTACTCATGATTTAATTGTTAATTCCAATGATGTACAGGTTGAAGAACATTCACGCGAAGCGCACGGGGAAGCGAGAGGCCGCTGGGGGAGACGAGCCTCAGGCCACCGGCACGCCGAGCACCGGACACAAGCGCAAGAGGAAGGCGGGGGACAGCGACGACGACGAGGACGAAGACGACGACAGCGATGAGGCTGTAGACGACGACGACGAGGACGATgaagaagaggtgaagaaggcgAGGAAGGTGGAGACGTGTGACGAGGTAAGAGTTGACATGTTCATCGCAAAACATTTCCAATATTTCTGGACTTCCTGTGAACATTTTCGGATATTTTGTTCGTGTGTGTGACTCAAAGGATGAAGGAGATCAAGCCACGAGCGTAGAAGAGCTGGAGAAACAGATTGATAAAATATCAAAGGTAAAGAAACGCACATGCACTCTGTATTAAACCTGCACACACtccagctctcacacacacacacacacacacacaatcacactctcttcgtcttgtgtgtttgtgtgagtgcaGCAGCAGAATCTGATCAGACGGAAGCTGTTCGAATCGTCTCACGCCTTGCGCTCCATGAGCTACGGACAGGACCGATATCGTCGCCGCTATTGGATTCTTCCACAGTGCGGAGGAGTCTTTATCGAgggagtggagagtggagaaggtacacacacacacacacacacacaatacataataGAGCACACTACTTATTTGGCCTTTGCAGGTTTCTATTCCACTTCCCACCAAACACTttcaggaagtttttttttgtttgttttcatttagctgTTTTCCTGATTCTCATTTAACTCTTAACTTGACATTACGGCAGACTTGCTCGAGGGTTTTAATGCCTTAAATGCCACTTTAGCTAAACGACTCGACAGTCAAAAGTCGTTAGACTCCTTAACGAGGAAAAGTTGAATTAGCTAAAGCATGTTATTGAGGATGCTAATAAAGACAACAGCAGAGTGGAATTAACACTCAGGTATGCTGTCCAGCTGTAAAATAAGGGGGTGTGCAGACTTTTGcatttaactatatatatatatatatatatatatatatatatatatatatatatatatatatatatatatatatatatatatatatttactgacTGAGTAAAAACCATTAAAAGTGATAAAAGTATAGAGATGtaactatagtgtgtgtgaatgaaggtCAGCTGAAGTGGACACACGCGTCTCTCCACAGGTCCCGAGGAGCTCGAGAAGGAGCGAGAGCGCCTACGCAACTTCGAGCCGGTGAGGATCAAGGAGGAGCcacaggaagaggaggaggaggaggaggaagaggagacaCAGGcggaggaggagcagcagcagccgGAGGTCCAGACGCAGGCTCAGGTGAAGCAGGAGGAAGAACAGCGTGCCGAGAAGGAAGTGAAACAGGAAGACGAGAAGCCCTGCTCGCCACCAGACAAGCTCCAGGAGAAGGACGCCCAGCTGTTAGACCCCGCCTCCTGTCCTCTCAAGGAGGCCCCAAACCCACCCAGTGACCTCACGTCCCTTTGCCATACTCCTGACAGCAGCATGGCGTCTGTCACCACGGCGACCGCATCAGCATCATCTCCAACTCATTCTACCTCCAAACCTACTGTACTGTGCAGCACTCCTGCGGACTCCGTACCTCTCGTGGCTCAGTTTGGTGCTCCTCCTCCACAATTCGGTGTTCCTCTGTCCCTGCAGCATCATCAGCACCTCCTGGCTAACGATCAGCTCCTGCGCGTTTTAACGGAGCGCAGCGGCCATTGGTTCAGCCTCCTGCCCCGTTCTCCCTGTGACGACTCTTCCCTCGTCCAACCCACCACGCCGCTGCGCTCCTCGGCTCAGCCTAACAATGTCCAGCCCAGGAGCCCTCCTGCTCCGTCCTGCTCCCCTCACCAGCACCTCCAACCTCCGTCTGCCTCCAGCAGCCCTCTAAACGCTGCTCACGACGGCCTGGGAAACCTCACCGTCTCGCCTCTGCAGGTAAAGCAGCCCTCATAGACATTATccacatatattatatattatccaCACTGCTGTTCACCTACCAGCTGATAGTTTTGCAGTAGGATTTATCGTGCAGCGGTGCTTTAGTCCTTGAGTCTTCCTCATCTGTAGACTCTgttcaaacagatcagcttcagCTTTCATGCTCAAAGCACCGTTGTCTTGTAGCTCATCCCTGACTAACCTAGTTGAGTCTCTTGCATTCTGGGATACATTCTGCCGAGGTTTACTGTAATGCGATATAAACGTACAGTGGTTTATGTAAACGTCTCCCTGTGCCTGTAGGTAAAACCCGGTGGTGCTCTGCTGCCTTTGCCCATGTGTGGATGGTCAGGTGGCATGATCAGCCCTAACCTGCCCATGTGCAGCAGCCCTATGCCCCTTTGCCCGCTCACTGAAGGCAGCGCCAGCCCCCTGCTGGCCCCTAGCGTCTCCACCAGCAAAAGTGGCTCTCCTGCGCCCCCTGGGGACAAACCGCCTTCTGCACCATCACCTGCTATAGATCTGCCACGAAACCATGACCAGCCACAGCCACAGCCCATTCCAGAAGgtgagacacgcacacacacacgcacacacatacacacacacatacacgcgcacacacacacacacacacactactcataTGTCCATAAAGCCTAATAATCTAAGTTATACATGCCCCTcattatgatgtgtgtgtgtgtgtgtgttgcagacaTGCTGATGGGTTGGTGGAAGATGATGGACATGGAGGAACTGCAGGCCCTGATGAAGACGCTCCACAGCAGAGGCATCAGAGAGCGAGCGCTGCACAAACAGGTCCAGAAATCCATGGAGCTCATCCCACAGACCTTCAACAAGAACAAGGAGGGTGAGTCTctaataatacacacttcaACAAAACGTCCATTTTGACCCATAGATTAACAACTGAGGCTAATAAACTGACCTTAAGTGAGACTTAAAGTAAACACACTGGCAGGTTTAAGCGGTCACTATCGTTTCAGTGGGGAGGTTGTGAAACTCATGGGCCATCTcccgctctgtgtgtgtgtgtgtgtgtgtgtgtagtagctgTAATGGAAGTTTCGGAGCTGGACGAGGGCCAGGTATCCGTGGAGACGCTACAGGAGTGGTGTGTGGAGGAGCAGGCGATGGAGACTGACATCGCCTTGCTACAGCAGGTGGAGGAGCTTGAACGCAGGGTCACTTCAGCCAGCCTGCAGgtcaaggtaaaaaaaaataaaataaacagacaagtgtgtgtgtgtgtgggggggtgtgattgattttaatttaaagaaGTAGTTCTTTAAAAGGTCTAAATGCTCTAAATGTACCCTCGAGCACTCTTTCAAGCATGTTTCAGAAATTCTCAAGATTTCTACACTGATTAATATACACGAATATGCAAATTTCTTCCCCTTGGTTATTTAGTCAGCTGGCATTTTTGGGATTTCGGTATCTGAATCTGGATTTTCGTTGTCATACTACAGGGCTGGATGCACCCGGAGCCCCAGTCAGAGAGGGAGGACCTGCTGTATTACGAGCACAAGCCCCTTCCCAAGGCCTGCCCGGGGGCGGAGTCACAGGAGGAGCGGAGCTCGGAGAAAGGCCTGAGACGGCAGCCCAGCAACCCGCTGGACATCGCCGTGATGCGCCTGGCCGAGCTGGAGCGCCACATCGAGAGAAGGTACCTGCGGAGCCCCTTAGGGACAACCATCCAGATCAGGCTGGATAATGTGGGGACGGTCACTGTGCCCGCCCCCGCGCCATCCACTAGCGCTGGAGGGGAAGGGTAGGTCATCCACGCAGCCAGCCTTCATCTCTCTTATCTCTTCCtcttgctcctcctcctcctcctcccctctcttCTGGCTGGGGCGGCTGTGcttgtggcgtgtgtgtgttcacccgGGGCCCGGTTTTTTCCAAAAGGGGTTCCATGGTTTTTGGGTTCAGATTTTAACACCTGCATTTGAGttcctttctgttcttggctgcaTGCGTTCGATTTTTTTGGCCATTCTGTGGACAGGATTTCTCTTCGCTGTCGTTTCGTGAGAGCATGGCGCATTTTAACTACGGGGGCTTCATTTTCGCTCTGAGATTTCACGGGAAGTTTTCATCACGCAGACTGTCAATGCCATTccacaggatgtgtgtgtgccGGATTATAACGATCCCTGTTTAGTCTCCTTTTTCTGTCTGTGGATGACTGTGATGACGTGTTTTGTCTTTAAGGCCTGCGCTATACTCGACACGCGACTTGTAAAATATTCAGCATGATGACGTATGATGCGGCGCGACATGGATCGTGGTCAAAAACCATTTAATATGATTTCATCATGTCTAATAATAAGAAGAGTATACAGATTTGGACGATCATCATGAGAACATACTTAATGTTAATCTTAATTTCAAGCTCTAAACGTTTggtgtaataataaaaagtctATAGTTTGACTGATTTGTTTGTACCGActgatgataaataaatatttttaattattttaaaaataattaaaaatatttttttgtttttgtttgtatggacattattaattatttattatacttaaaattttattataaattaattacacacacaaaacagtttTCCGATTATTCAGACAGCGCCCGAGTCATTTCTGTCAAGTAATTCCGCTGTCCGTCTGTCTCGTACCTGCGCAGGTGTAGTTAACATCAAGTATAGCTCTGGCCTTAAGCTGTAgatgtatgtgtaaatgtgtgtgggtgtgtgtgggtgtgtgtaactGGTCTCTTTGTTGCTGTGTCTCTCAGGGGTGAGGAGGAGATCGCTCCCGGGATGAAGGTGTGGAGGAAGGCTCTGAGCGAGGTGAGGAACTCGTCACAGCTGGCCATGTGCCTGCAGCAGCTGCAGAAGTCCATCGCCTGGGAGAGATCCATCATgaaagtggtgagtgtgtgtgtgtgtgtgaaatctcaGGCTCGGTTTGGATGCCAAGCTGTACACAATGATGAAACGGTATTTTAGGCATGTactaaggtgtgtgtgtgtgtgtgtgtgtgtgtagtactgcCAGATCTGCCGTAAGGGGGATAATGAGGACTTACTGCTGCTGTGCGATGGCTGTGATAAGGGCTGTCACACCTACTGCCACAAGCCCAAGATCAACGCCATCCCTGAGGGAGACTGGTACTGCCCTGCCTGCATCTCCAAGGTAACCgcctctacctcagacacacacacacacactctctctctctctcttgtggcTCATTCAGGGATGGTCAAGAATTTTTGAAAGCTGATCAGTAACTGGACGTGACCCGAGAAAATTACACACAGTGTCAAAACTCAAAACGTTATTTTGCGTCTTCTCTTCGATACGTGAACAGAAttctgtgatgaagtgatgatgccATGAAGAAGGATTATTCATAGTATCCGAGTTCTAAGCATCTCTCGGTCTCAGATACACACcggtttaaaaatatattaaaagagtgatttttttattttcaataattattgatttttaatgaatttatgatCACGGTTAGGTCGATATGTTTTAATCATGGCTTTTTATATCCGTGTATAGTCGATTCCAAACCTTTATACGACTTGATCGATACACCAGGCTGccgcaaaacaaaacacttgccatgaaatgtgtgtgtgtgtgtgtgttttctttttttttgtactaatGCTACAGTAAGCCTAAACAAAAAAGGGCAAATTCCAAAGTGTTTGAAACAGTTGAACCTCCCGGGGGTTGCAGTCTCTCTCCTGTAACTGCATCTGCTTTCAGATGAATATAACTGCAGTTGCTGAATAATTTATAGCAGCTCCTGAATCATGTGCTTTAACTAAATAATAAGCTGGAACTTTATGAAAGGAAGTGAGGCAGGCCATACTGGACTGGAACGGGGAAGTTAATTTCCTTCACTGTCTGCCTTGCTGAATTTGGTATTGGAAATAATCTGGTGTGTTGCATTtgcatagaaatatatatatatatatatatatatatatatatatatatatatatatatatatatatatatatatatatatgtgtgtgtgtgtgtgtgtgtgtgtgtgagagatacttTGGCATTTGTGAAAGTTTCCAAAACGCACACTAAGCATGTAAGAAATGAAGTGCAGCAATATAAGTGTTGAGTGGACTCGAGTGAGATCACGTGCAGATTGAACGCAATGCGAATTCCTCAGGCCAGCAACCAGTCCCCCAAGAACAAGAAACCTCAGAGTCGCATGCAGTCCGGCGGAGGGGGCAAGAAAGCGGCGGAGACGGCcaagaagaacaagaagcaGCAGGAGGCGTGCGAGGATGAGGAGGCAGGCGGAGGCGGCAGCACCAGCAACAGCAGCCCAAAGAAAATAGCCACGGCGTCCAGCCAAGCGAAAAAGAGCTCGCCCGCTCCTCCAGCCGCCAAACCCGAGAGTCCGGCCTGCGTGAAGCGGGCCAAAACGGCCAGGGACAACAACCGCGACCTGGGCCTCTGCAGGTATCtatgtgaaattatttttatattacgtCAAGTATTCATGCATTGCCTCTGATCTAGTTTCAAGAGAAAATATTTGAGACTAGAAAAAGACTCTGAGATCCAGTTTTTCTGATGCTTTACGAAAAGCTGTAAACTAAAGAACTGAGGGCACAAAGCCTTTatctccacacatacattacagcacagtggaactcttttcttcacatataccagctgaggtcagagcacaagggcagagtggagcttggtggtgctggggcttgaaccctgatcctccgatcagcaacccagagccttaaccacctgaaCCACCACTGACCCCATCTTTTCACATATTCTAGCTTATATGATCAAGcgggggtcagagcgcagggtcaagCCATagtacagcacccctggagcaggtggggttaaggaccttgctcaaggcccCCAATGTTTGATATCTTGGCAGCTTGGAggtttgaaccccaaccttctgatcagtgacccAATACCTTGTCCACTGAGCTGTTGCTTCCCTACAAACGAAATTATGCTTTTAGATAAATGTCTGCTAAAACATGCTGACCAAATATGTGCACTGTACGTCACAGTGACTAAAATCTCGGCCACAAAGAAGTTTTCCTGATATCTGTTCCTCTCCTGTAGGATTCTCTTGGCTGAACTGGAGCGGCATCAGGACGCCTGGCCCTTCCTCACACCAGTCAACCTCAAATCAGTGCCCGGGTAccggaaagtcatcaaaaagcCCATGGACTTCTCCACCATCCGCGAGAAGCTCGTCAGCAGCCAGTGAGTCTCTGTTACATCCTCCACCCTGGTGATGCCGTTCAGTTCTTCTGAAACGAATCAGTCTTTGAGTATATCGATTCATTAGAGTCAGTAGATGGAgcataacaataaaaaacaaaaactccaGTTTGAGGAAAAACACAGAATCTTCATAAATTAATTGACTGAATTACGAATGAATCAATTTGACAGAATTATGAAGTGAATCAATTTGGATGAACAAATCACTAAATGAATCAGTTGACTCCTTGAAATGAATTGTTCACCAAAACAAATCATTTGCACTTGGAAAAGTGTttaaagtggatttttttttttttaggtaccAGAACCTCGAGACGTTCATCATCGACGTCAACTTGGTGTTTGACAACTGCGAGAAGTTCAACGAGGACAACTCGGACATCGGCCGCGCGGGACACAACATGAGGAAGTTCTTTGAGAAGAGGTGGACCGAGCTCCTGAAGCA
This genomic window contains:
- the baz2ba gene encoding bromodomain adjacent to zinc finger domain protein 2B isoform X7; this encodes MESGERLASPSSTPVSVHTSSSSSSSSVSPASNAKSSLNHGAAASLAACGPLFGVTGSEQPFSVTSVTSVPSAFPVMAHPAFGLLSPGAARPEFGGLGALGVTAALAAHPQLGAFTEWWRAAEAHGRSPAAFFPPFLGLPPLFAPPLQNHEATPYTSKTLSKSSQGPKGVNGALNGSVVSPSTTKGSASVSSSPALNTSAGKPRARKAPPHSNSTAELQGKPSQKPKEKKPHKKQTEGSGMSDSESGSSLDSDIEGVSSSDLDDLGEEEDDDDDDDDDQSKDSEESDSEKEPQKKKKAKVAASNLRPNKKEHSRAAEAWELREGNGPPESSHQKTSTHRVSKSRDRLAQPTSVIQSTGLAVNAKPLALIGQSQHDTSPQRHGSSSPRPLPIASHQPLPLSLCSSPKPLSVPSPPKPLPLSSSPKPPPLSPSPRAWGSAHKSQDSLSSRKLLESSLSHIADYRLKQSLLAHDQEFPLQLKKQQDLYKTSKSSGVVSSSSSSSSSSSILPSKSTSGRTKPPAAQAVAASPSLMLTQTLLGLGHTNGIIQSSTQDTPLALTTKPRSDLPVNLSTGGRKDMSVPASLPAPLPALVPASALPARPRASRKNKTPRALEASKDVSQKHLVKSLVDLFHHGVGEQETPDKKDSDESGEDDDDDDDDDVDDEEEDEEDEDDSLSESDSNSDSELNGSVRKNRDTTETETDGERTQLKLGKNLPLLAAAAAANYSLPDCSPLNLQVIKPSGVATPSIVTGSGALTYHSSPSSSYSVGTSPGSGKRKRVMNEDDLKTPLEMGWRRETRIKSSGGRLQGDVAYYAPCGKRLRQYPDVVKYLSRYGITDITRDNFSFSAKIRVGDFYEAREGPQGLQWCPLSEDEVIPRIRAMEGRRGRPPNMERQHGAGNSEGSSSRRRKGRPPNVGHTEFPSPSEAKLLRKLEAQEIARQAAQMKLMRKLEKQALARAAKEARKQQAIMAAEERRKQKEQIKILKQQEKIKRIQQIRMEKELRAQQILEAKRKKREEAANAKILEAEKRLKEREMRRQQAVILKHQELERHRLDMVWERERRRQHVMLMKAVEARKKAEERERLKQEKRDEKRLNKERKLELRRLELEMLREMKKPNEDMCLTDHKPLPEFSRIAGLVLPGQVFSDCLMVVQFLRSFGKVLGLEQSEVPTLGVLQEGLLNLGNSMGQVQDLLVRLLSSAVCDPGLPPGHRAKSILGDHLTNVGLNRDNVSEVLQQYMEAHCGQMDLADVALSLKTKAFQAHTPAQKASVLAFLVNELACSKSVVSEIDKSLDQMNVLRKDECIVEGKLKKLKNIHAKRTGKREAAGGDEPQATGTPSTGHKRKRKAGDSDDDEDEDDDSDEAVDDDDEDDEEEVKKARKVETCDEDEGDQATSVEELEKQIDKISKQQNLIRRKLFESSHALRSMSYGQDRYRRRYWILPQCGGVFIEGVESGEGPEELEKERERLRNFEPVRIKEEPQEEEEEEEEEETQAEEEQQQPEVQTQAQVKQEEEQRAEKEVKQEDEKPCSPPDKLQEKDAQLLDPASCPLKEAPNPPSDLTSLCHTPDSSMASVTTATASASSPTHSTSKPTVLCSTPADSVPLVAQFGAPPPQFGVPLSLQHHQHLLANDQLLRVLTERSGHWFSLLPRSPCDDSSLVQPTTPLRSSAQPNNVQPRSPPAPSCSPHQHLQPPSASSSPLNAAHDGLGNLTVSPLQVKPGGALLPLPMCGWSGGMISPNLPMCSSPMPLCPLTEGSASPLLAPSVSTSKSGSPAPPGDKPPSAPSPAIDLPRNHDQPQPQPIPEDMLMGWWKMMDMEELQALMKTLHSRGIRERALHKQVQKSMELIPQTFNKNKEVAVMEVSELDEGQVSVETLQEWCVEEQAMETDIALLQQVEELERRVTSASLQVKGWMHPEPQSEREDLLYYEHKPLPKACPGAESQEERSSEKGLRRQPSNPLDIAVMRLAELERHIERRGEEEIAPGMKVWRKALSEVRNSSQLAMCLQQLQKSIAWERSIMKVYCQICRKGDNEDLLLLCDGCDKGCHTYCHKPKINAIPEGDWYCPACISKASNQSPKNKKPQSRMQSGGGGKKAAETAKKNKKQQEACEDEEAGGGGSTSNSSPKKIATASSQAKKSSPAPPAAKPESPACVKRAKTARDNNRDLGLCRILLAELERHQDAWPFLTPVNLKSVPGYRKVIKKPMDFSTIREKLVSSQYQNLETFIIDVNLVFDNCEKFNEDNSDIGRAGHNMRKFFEKRWTELLKQTN